A single window of Sphingobacterium sp. ML3W DNA harbors:
- a CDS encoding discoidin domain-containing protein, with protein MRKQMKISMAIVALFLFAISCKNISMTEVDETYPPPVTDTVYNSDHPYNLNVVYFVPSDITTNVDYEKRLSKILIDGQAFFKKWMMHWGYGEKTFGLLKDDDKQLVKIITIRGQAAQGNGWDYNDNLIKAEVDQYFLNHPEDMTSKHILVVTATNETDPDRVQNFVKMPFHGSGATSAWPGYCFALDYPAMDANNLGQPGTVGFEAMKWIGGLLHELGHALNAGHSGEKVSEKNDPLLGTSLMGGGNYTYGTKPTFITHSSAASFIKGQLFSETTGTFYGDPGLITKRIYAKYESGNIVISGRLKANNPINEISFNHIPSNNTGGYTAPGWVTSPVDVDSFNISMPISEIKEKNIENYVLSVVVNHQNGSRSVISFPYKYISNLPVIDFGIRNDVYNRTTWTATFSSEESANSGYKLFDNNAETFWHSRWASPAAPFPHSMIVDMKASKTIHGINFVQRDYGRRLKGIQILTSTNNVDWENIGQFQLLNYNGGQSINFPSAKVAQYFKVIITSNHDSGGTNASLSEISVY; from the coding sequence ATGAGAAAACAAATGAAAATTTCAATGGCAATCGTCGCATTATTCTTATTTGCGATATCCTGTAAAAACATCAGTATGACGGAAGTGGACGAAACATATCCCCCTCCAGTGACTGACACTGTATACAACTCTGATCACCCGTACAATTTAAATGTTGTATATTTTGTACCATCGGATATAACAACTAACGTAGATTATGAAAAAAGACTGAGTAAGATTTTAATCGATGGACAGGCGTTCTTTAAAAAATGGATGATGCATTGGGGCTATGGTGAAAAAACTTTTGGATTGCTTAAGGATGATGATAAGCAATTGGTAAAAATTATTACCATCCGCGGGCAGGCCGCACAGGGCAATGGTTGGGACTACAATGATAATTTAATTAAGGCTGAGGTCGACCAATACTTTCTGAATCATCCGGAAGACATGACAAGTAAACATATCTTAGTGGTGACAGCAACAAATGAAACGGATCCGGATAGGGTACAGAATTTTGTAAAGATGCCCTTTCACGGAAGTGGAGCTACAAGTGCCTGGCCGGGTTACTGTTTTGCGCTAGATTATCCGGCAATGGACGCTAATAACCTTGGACAGCCCGGAACTGTTGGTTTTGAGGCAATGAAATGGATAGGTGGATTGTTACATGAATTGGGGCATGCTTTGAACGCTGGGCATTCGGGAGAAAAGGTTTCCGAAAAGAACGATCCATTGCTCGGTACTTCCCTGATGGGCGGAGGAAACTATACTTACGGAACAAAGCCGACTTTCATTACACATTCCAGTGCAGCTTCCTTTATTAAAGGTCAACTATTTAGTGAAACTACAGGTACTTTTTATGGAGATCCTGGTTTGATCACCAAAAGAATCTATGCGAAATATGAAAGCGGAAATATTGTGATTTCGGGAAGATTAAAAGCTAATAATCCCATCAATGAAATTTCATTCAACCACATACCAAGCAATAACACGGGCGGATATACAGCTCCAGGGTGGGTGACTTCACCAGTTGATGTGGATAGCTTTAACATCAGTATGCCGATTAGCGAGATAAAAGAAAAAAATATTGAGAACTATGTCCTTTCTGTTGTGGTAAATCACCAAAATGGTTCCCGTTCAGTAATTTCGTTTCCATATAAGTATATCAGTAATTTACCAGTCATTGATTTCGGGATAAGAAACGATGTATATAATAGAACTACTTGGACAGCTACCTTTAGTTCAGAAGAATCAGCAAATAGTGGCTACAAGCTTTTTGATAACAATGCCGAAACATTCTGGCATTCCAGATGGGCTTCACCAGCAGCGCCATTCCCACATTCGATGATCGTCGATATGAAAGCTTCGAAGACCATCCATGGGATAAATTTTGTACAGCGTGATTATGGACGCCGGTTGAAAGGTATTCAAATATTGACAAGTACAAATAATGTAGACTGGGAAAATATTGGACAATTTCAGTTGTTGAATTATAATGGAGGACAGTCGATCAATTTTCCTTCGGCTAAGGTAGCTCAATATTTTAAAGTTATCATTACATCCAATCATGACTCAGGTGGAACAAATGCTTCTCTCTCAGAAATAAGCGTTTACTAG
- a CDS encoding glycoside hydrolase family 97 protein encodes MINIIKKTGSRVVVVGALYLSTGMSFAQEKFELKSPSGINSIEVNLGSKLSWDLSNGGERMLESSTISLDLGDGRIWGQNPKLKKASRLAHKDLIHPPIYRKKEIKDEYNELVLDFKDNYSVVFRAYDDGVAYRFISKEKKPFVVVSEEAAFIASPKARLNSGVEDPFYSSFQNTYNHIKVADWNDGKPGMLPLLLEKGNGKKICITEADLIDYPGMYLTKGSGTNVLSGLFAAYPKEIVTEVKGLKGVVKSREKYIAKSDGQREFPWRVAIVSSKDQDLLDNDMVYKLATPAKFSDFSWIKPGKVAWDWWNNWNVYDVDFNSGVNNETYKYYIDFASRNKIEYVILDEGWAVEGKADLFQVVPKIDLPDLIGYAKQLNVGIILWAGYKAFDKDMDAICKHYAAMGVKGFKIDFMDRDDQQMIDFNYRAAESGAKHRLLIDLHGTSKPTGLQRTFPNTINFEGVHGLEEMKWAKPEVDQVTYDVTMPFIRMVAGPVDYTQGAMRNANKENFRTVYTQPMSQGTRCRQLAEYVVFESPLNMLCDAPSNYIKESECTAFIAGIPTVWDETVTLDSKVGEHIAIARRKGDTWYVAALTGWNPKDIAFDLSFLGGENYEAEIFKDGINVDKVAEDYKREINKLNMSESNIVNAHLASGGGFIMKLSKI; translated from the coding sequence ATGATCAATATAATTAAAAAGACCGGCTCACGAGTTGTAGTAGTGGGGGCCTTATACCTGTCTACAGGAATGTCTTTTGCACAGGAAAAATTCGAACTTAAAAGTCCCTCAGGAATAAATAGCATAGAGGTGAATCTCGGTAGCAAACTTTCTTGGGACTTGAGCAATGGAGGGGAGCGCATGCTTGAATCGTCAACAATATCGCTTGATCTGGGTGATGGTCGTATTTGGGGCCAAAATCCGAAATTAAAAAAGGCCAGTCGTTTAGCACATAAGGATCTGATACATCCCCCGATCTATCGAAAAAAAGAAATTAAGGATGAGTATAATGAACTTGTCCTAGACTTTAAGGATAACTACAGTGTTGTTTTCCGGGCTTATGATGATGGTGTCGCTTATCGATTTATCTCAAAAGAGAAAAAACCTTTTGTTGTGGTTTCAGAAGAGGCTGCATTTATTGCAAGTCCAAAAGCACGCTTGAACAGCGGTGTTGAAGATCCATTTTATAGCTCATTTCAGAATACCTATAATCATATCAAAGTAGCTGACTGGAACGATGGAAAACCTGGTATGTTACCCCTTCTTTTGGAAAAGGGTAATGGGAAAAAAATATGTATCACAGAGGCTGATCTTATAGACTATCCAGGAATGTATCTGACCAAGGGTAGTGGAACAAATGTACTTTCGGGTTTATTTGCGGCTTACCCTAAAGAAATTGTGACAGAGGTGAAAGGGTTAAAAGGAGTTGTCAAAAGCCGTGAAAAATATATTGCAAAGAGCGATGGTCAGCGTGAGTTCCCTTGGCGTGTCGCTATCGTGAGTTCCAAAGATCAGGATCTTCTGGACAATGATATGGTTTATAAACTGGCGACTCCTGCGAAATTCAGTGATTTTAGTTGGATCAAACCGGGTAAAGTAGCCTGGGACTGGTGGAATAACTGGAATGTCTATGATGTTGACTTCAATAGTGGAGTGAACAACGAAACGTATAAATATTACATTGATTTCGCATCCAGAAATAAAATAGAGTACGTCATCTTAGATGAAGGCTGGGCGGTTGAGGGGAAAGCTGATCTATTTCAGGTTGTCCCAAAGATTGATCTACCTGATCTTATTGGTTATGCGAAACAGCTTAATGTAGGGATTATTTTATGGGCAGGATATAAAGCTTTTGACAAAGATATGGACGCGATATGCAAACATTATGCGGCGATGGGAGTCAAGGGATTTAAGATTGATTTTATGGATCGTGACGATCAGCAGATGATAGATTTTAACTATCGGGCCGCAGAGTCAGGTGCAAAACATCGCTTGCTTATTGATCTTCATGGAACATCAAAACCGACAGGACTCCAACGTACTTTTCCAAACACCATTAATTTTGAAGGAGTCCATGGTCTGGAGGAAATGAAATGGGCAAAACCTGAGGTTGATCAGGTAACGTATGATGTGACCATGCCCTTTATACGTATGGTAGCGGGTCCGGTTGATTATACCCAGGGGGCGATGCGGAATGCGAATAAGGAGAATTTCCGGACAGTATATACCCAGCCGATGAGCCAGGGGACACGCTGCCGGCAATTAGCAGAATATGTCGTTTTTGAGTCTCCTTTGAATATGCTCTGTGATGCACCTTCTAATTATATCAAAGAATCTGAATGTACAGCATTTATAGCAGGAATTCCTACAGTATGGGATGAAACTGTTACGCTCGATTCCAAGGTCGGCGAACATATTGCTATTGCACGCCGGAAAGGTGATACCTGGTATGTGGCAGCTTTAACAGGTTGGAATCCGAAAGATATTGCCTTTGATCTTAGTTTTCTGGGGGGAGAAAACTATGAAGCTGAAATTTTTAAAGACGGTATCAACGTTGATAAAGTAGCTGAAGATTATAAGCGCGAAATAAATAAACTTAATATGAGTGAGAGTAACATTGTTAACGCACACCTGGCTTCAGGTGGTGGCTTTATCATGAAACTATCTAAAATTTAA
- a CDS encoding SusC/RagA family TonB-linked outer membrane protein encodes MVKRIQGIKLNPRRISKRAFFALAFSASINAEVVYASVFDVTLMKVENQWRSAETSIGGKRLQTRAFRGKVVGLNGLPLRGVSVVLKGSTIGTSSDKEGNFSINVPSGNPSTLVLRFVGYKDKEVTVQPSSNNISVELQEDENTLDEVVVVGYGSQKKVVVSGAIASVKGEDLAKSPSVNLSNSFAGRLPGVTAMQSSGEPGDDGSTIRIRGINSLSGGNTSPLIVIDGVPQRAGGLDRINPNDVESVSVLKDASAAIYGSRAGNGVILVTTKQGTLGKPKISYDFSYGLQRPTRTPKMATSEQYTSIINEVTGVYTQDPAIWTDVWKAFNTGDGSYTLPSGKIKPVYSPEERQKYSDGSDPLRYPNTDWFASTIKNWSAQQRHNVQVNGGTENLKYLISLGYLNQDAIYKNSATFYKQYDLRANLEFKLGKYVTVRLGITGREEARNFPTRSAGTIFNFLATSLPTQIAVWPNGLPGPDKENGSNPVVITTDATGYDRNTRDYLQNTGAIDIQIPGVEGLKLTGTTSIDKYWGRSKRWETPWTLYNWDKVSFEADGITPLLTGYVPKGIEPKAQLREAAEDQLSINLSSMLSYQKTFTGGHNVSSLIGLTRETVTNNGFYASRMDFPSTLIEQLNFGDRERQTLGNENTYDRARLSYYGRVNYDYKQKYLLEFNWRVDGSYIFPPNKRFGFFPGVSAGWRVSEESFFKNNVAFVNDLKLRASWGQMGAEAYSGGSLQEYKYLSLMNTGQGVFGDKIYQTIWESTIPNTNFTWEVANNSNLGLDMSFLNRKIALELDFFYNKRTNVLTKNPGVVPISSGISNNLPIANLGNLINKGYEFKLSYNDRVGELSYNIGINGGYAKNNVQYSSDVANTLPYQQQIGKVTDSYLAYLYDGIFKDQASIDANKVDYSPLGLKNGKLLPGDMKYVDYNDDGKITSDDRVRLDKNGTPTFTGGLVLGGQYKGFDFNILVQGATGGMRRIGPTVSGLIGNYFDWNYNNRWSIDNPSDVDPRLTNRSDTYYTTTDNTYWIRSTNYVRLKNIELGYSLSTDLIRRMGLSSVRLYANGINLLTFDKIKIWDPESDNSSGHFYPQNKIISFGLKVGF; translated from the coding sequence ATGGTGAAAAGAATCCAAGGGATTAAACTCAATCCAAGGAGGATCTCAAAGAGGGCATTTTTTGCTTTGGCTTTCTCGGCATCAATAAATGCCGAGGTTGTCTATGCTTCTGTATTTGATGTGACGTTGATGAAAGTAGAAAATCAGTGGCGTTCAGCTGAAACTTCGATTGGAGGGAAGCGGCTCCAGACTAGAGCGTTTCGTGGAAAAGTTGTTGGATTAAACGGCTTGCCCCTGCGAGGCGTAAGTGTCGTTCTAAAAGGATCAACTATAGGAACATCATCGGATAAAGAGGGCAATTTTAGTATAAATGTACCTAGCGGAAATCCTTCTACACTTGTTTTACGTTTTGTTGGTTATAAAGATAAGGAAGTAACTGTGCAACCTTCATCCAACAATATATCAGTGGAACTCCAAGAAGATGAAAATACTTTGGATGAGGTAGTCGTCGTGGGTTATGGATCGCAGAAAAAGGTGGTTGTATCGGGCGCTATTGCCTCTGTAAAAGGCGAAGATCTTGCTAAATCTCCCTCTGTTAATCTTTCAAATTCATTTGCAGGCAGATTGCCAGGAGTGACTGCTATGCAAAGCAGCGGGGAGCCCGGGGACGATGGCTCTACCATTCGTATACGGGGAATCAATTCCCTGTCAGGTGGGAATACGAGCCCATTGATCGTGATTGATGGCGTGCCTCAGCGAGCAGGGGGGCTTGATCGTATAAATCCCAATGATGTGGAAAGTGTATCTGTTTTGAAAGATGCTTCAGCGGCTATTTACGGTTCTCGTGCTGGTAATGGTGTTATTCTAGTGACGACCAAACAGGGAACCCTTGGAAAACCAAAAATATCCTATGATTTTTCCTATGGTCTACAGCGTCCTACACGTACACCTAAGATGGCGACTTCTGAACAATACACATCCATTATTAACGAAGTAACGGGTGTGTATACACAAGATCCAGCGATATGGACCGATGTTTGGAAGGCTTTTAATACGGGAGATGGAAGTTATACTTTACCTTCTGGAAAAATTAAGCCGGTGTATTCTCCCGAAGAAAGACAGAAATATAGTGATGGGTCTGATCCTTTACGTTATCCAAATACAGATTGGTTTGCCTCTACGATAAAGAATTGGTCAGCTCAGCAAAGACATAATGTACAGGTTAATGGTGGTACTGAAAATTTGAAATATCTAATTTCATTAGGTTATTTAAATCAAGATGCAATTTATAAGAATTCAGCAACATTCTATAAGCAATATGATTTACGTGCCAATCTGGAGTTCAAATTAGGAAAGTATGTTACTGTAAGGCTGGGTATAACAGGTCGGGAGGAAGCCCGTAATTTTCCGACCCGTAGCGCTGGTACAATTTTTAATTTCCTTGCTACCAGCCTTCCGACCCAAATTGCCGTTTGGCCGAATGGACTTCCAGGACCTGACAAAGAAAATGGCTCCAATCCGGTTGTTATTACTACGGATGCAACAGGATATGACAGAAACACTCGTGACTATTTGCAGAATACAGGAGCTATTGACATTCAGATACCCGGTGTAGAAGGATTAAAGTTAACAGGAACAACTTCAATTGACAAGTATTGGGGGAGGTCGAAAAGGTGGGAAACACCCTGGACACTATATAATTGGGATAAGGTAAGTTTTGAAGCGGATGGCATCACTCCTTTACTTACAGGTTATGTGCCAAAAGGGATCGAGCCTAAAGCTCAGTTACGTGAAGCTGCCGAGGATCAGCTCAGTATAAATTTATCTTCCATGCTTTCTTATCAGAAGACGTTTACCGGAGGGCACAATGTTTCCTCTCTGATCGGATTAACCCGCGAGACAGTAACCAATAATGGATTTTATGCGAGCAGAATGGATTTTCCATCTACTTTAATCGAACAGTTAAATTTTGGGGATCGTGAGCGCCAGACATTGGGCAATGAAAATACCTATGATAGAGCGCGCCTAAGTTATTATGGAAGGGTAAATTATGATTATAAACAAAAATATCTTTTAGAATTTAACTGGCGGGTGGACGGATCTTATATTTTTCCACCCAATAAGCGGTTTGGCTTCTTCCCTGGAGTATCGGCTGGTTGGCGCGTATCTGAAGAGAGTTTCTTTAAAAACAATGTTGCTTTCGTTAACGATCTAAAACTACGGGCATCTTGGGGCCAAATGGGTGCGGAGGCTTATTCTGGAGGATCTTTGCAAGAGTATAAATATCTATCGCTGATGAATACAGGACAAGGTGTATTTGGGGATAAGATTTACCAGACGATATGGGAAAGTACGATACCAAATACAAATTTTACCTGGGAAGTAGCGAACAACAGTAATCTCGGGCTGGATATGTCTTTTTTGAATCGCAAAATAGCATTGGAGTTAGACTTCTTCTATAATAAACGTACTAATGTGCTTACAAAAAATCCAGGTGTTGTTCCCATTAGCTCTGGTATTTCAAATAATTTGCCAATAGCTAATTTAGGAAATCTCATTAATAAGGGATATGAATTCAAATTGAGCTATAATGATCGAGTGGGTGAACTATCTTATAATATTGGTATTAACGGTGGCTATGCGAAAAACAATGTGCAGTATTCTAGTGATGTCGCTAATACCTTACCTTATCAGCAGCAGATAGGAAAAGTGACAGATTCTTATTTAGCTTACCTGTATGACGGCATTTTCAAAGATCAAGCTTCAATTGACGCGAATAAAGTCGATTACAGCCCATTAGGGTTAAAAAATGGAAAACTGTTGCCAGGTGATATGAAGTATGTTGATTATAACGATGACGGTAAGATAACCAGTGACGACCGGGTGAGGTTGGATAAAAATGGTACACCTACTTTTACGGGCGGCTTGGTTCTCGGTGGACAGTATAAAGGTTTTGATTTCAATATCTTGGTACAAGGAGCTACTGGAGGTATGCGGAGAATAGGTCCTACCGTATCAGGTTTAATAGGCAATTACTTCGATTGGAACTATAATAATCGATGGAGTATCGATAATCCAAGTGACGTAGACCCTCGTCTTACAAATCGGTCAGATACCTATTATACAACCACCGATAATACCTATTGGATACGAAGCACAAATTATGTAAGGTTAAAAAATATTGAACTGGGCTATAGTCTATCTACAGATCTGATTCGAAGAATGGGTTTGAGTTCAGTTCGGTTATATGCGAATGGGATCAACTTACTAACGTTTGACAAAATAAAAATATGGGATCCAGAATCGGATAATAGCAGCGGTCATTTTTACCCGCAGAACAAAATTATCAGCTTCGGTTTGAAGGTTGGTTTTTAA
- a CDS encoding RagB/SusD family nutrient uptake outer membrane protein, with protein MRRLIKIKISYIFSVMLLCATGCSTDFLNITPRNAFSDETIWQDAVLAEKFISDIYNAFDATNSGFTEQMQASATDESLWNHSDVFLLLNTGAINGANQGWGGTSRWWERMYTYIRFSNIAIEKLADDTKNGIKDQAAKDKLLAQAYFIRAYCYHQLLRYYGGVPLITNSYAYSEDPTVYKKERATYEACVSQIIQDCDESYKRLAGVKLEKGRVNALAILALKSRTLIYAASDLHDGKKLTTKVSDLSDIADKLPLLAYTSGSQQERYRLAQAAAKAALDAGIGYKLNLTEPVSVDQGIANYKSIAMGGGSKAAGIDASASADIIFARYFITEQSSTHARDNGPNGYSSWGGNQPLGLLVDDYEMSDGTKFDWNNPVHKATPYKNRDPRFYASILYDGADWKPRNNAADPANQIQTGTYDLIVGGKLTKFSGLDTKQAPRESHNGTWTGYYIGKFMDPDPNIVDAQARQYVPWPFFRYTELVFNYVEACIELGETEIAKTWLNKIRFRAGMPAITATDQNTLRTIYRHERRIEMAYEQQRFFDARRWLIADETLGRKVTIVKIDATFKPGKSLANIYKHDESIYDYNYTPQEFNTKENRVWKNQLYFIPLSRDEIRKNPLLVQNPGYIE; from the coding sequence ATGAGAAGATTAATTAAAATTAAGATTTCCTATATCTTTTCTGTTATGCTATTGTGCGCTACAGGATGCAGTACTGATTTCTTAAATATAACACCCCGCAATGCATTTTCCGATGAAACAATATGGCAGGATGCAGTATTGGCAGAAAAGTTTATCAGCGACATTTATAATGCTTTTGATGCGACGAATTCAGGCTTTACTGAACAGATGCAGGCTTCGGCAACAGATGAATCATTGTGGAATCATTCAGATGTCTTTCTTCTGCTGAATACAGGTGCTATAAATGGTGCAAACCAGGGCTGGGGTGGTACGTCGAGATGGTGGGAACGTATGTATACTTATATTCGGTTCAGTAATATAGCGATAGAAAAATTGGCAGATGATACAAAAAATGGTATCAAGGACCAAGCTGCAAAGGATAAATTATTGGCGCAGGCTTATTTTATCCGTGCTTACTGTTACCACCAGCTATTGCGATATTACGGCGGTGTACCACTGATTACCAATAGTTACGCGTATTCTGAAGACCCAACCGTGTATAAAAAGGAGCGTGCTACTTATGAAGCTTGTGTGAGCCAGATTATACAGGATTGTGATGAGTCTTACAAAAGATTGGCTGGCGTAAAACTAGAAAAGGGACGCGTAAATGCTCTTGCAATTTTGGCGCTTAAGTCAAGAACACTCATTTATGCAGCAAGTGATTTACACGATGGTAAAAAATTGACTACGAAAGTGAGCGACTTAAGTGATATTGCTGATAAGCTACCTTTATTAGCTTACACCTCGGGCTCACAACAAGAACGATATCGTCTAGCGCAGGCTGCTGCGAAAGCAGCATTGGATGCGGGGATAGGCTACAAGTTAAATCTTACGGAGCCTGTTTCTGTCGATCAGGGTATTGCAAATTATAAAAGTATTGCTATGGGTGGAGGAAGCAAAGCGGCGGGTATCGATGCTTCAGCATCAGCTGATATTATTTTTGCCCGCTATTTTATTACTGAACAGAGCTCTACACATGCGCGGGACAACGGGCCAAATGGATATAGTAGTTGGGGTGGGAATCAACCTTTGGGACTTCTGGTGGATGATTATGAAATGAGTGATGGTACTAAATTTGACTGGAATAATCCTGTTCATAAGGCAACCCCCTATAAAAACAGAGATCCACGATTTTATGCTTCTATCTTATACGACGGGGCAGATTGGAAACCGAGAAATAACGCTGCAGATCCAGCAAATCAGATCCAGACCGGAACCTATGATCTCATAGTAGGTGGTAAATTAACGAAGTTTTCGGGTCTCGACACGAAGCAAGCACCTAGAGAATCGCATAATGGTACGTGGACAGGATATTATATTGGCAAATTTATGGATCCTGACCCTAATATTGTCGATGCGCAGGCGAGACAATACGTACCTTGGCCTTTTTTTAGATACACAGAATTAGTATTTAATTATGTGGAAGCCTGCATAGAACTTGGTGAGACAGAAATTGCTAAGACTTGGTTAAATAAAATTAGATTTAGAGCGGGTATGCCTGCGATCACAGCGACAGATCAAAATACATTGCGTACTATATATCGTCATGAACGTCGTATCGAAATGGCTTACGAACAACAACGCTTTTTTGATGCCCGAAGATGGCTTATTGCTGATGAAACCCTGGGAAGAAAAGTTACCATTGTTAAGATTGATGCCACATTCAAGCCAGGAAAATCGTTGGCCAATATCTATAAACATGATGAGTCTATATACGACTACAATTATACACCACAGGAGTTCAATACCAAGGAAAATCGCGTTTGGAAAAATCAGCTTTATTTTATCCCGTTATCTCGGGATGAAATCAGAAAAAACCCATTATTAGTGCAAAACCCCGGTTATATAGAATAA
- a CDS encoding virulence RhuM family protein: protein MNRLEPSQNNFILYTTPEGEVKLNVLLENETIWLTQEQMSQLFNRERSVITKHIGNVFSDGELDEKSNVQNLHISGSDRPVKFYNLDVIISVGYRVKSLKGTQFRIWATKTLKEFIIKGFVLDDNRLKQGESLFAKDYFRELLDRVRSIRASERKIYQQVTDIFAECSIDYNPSAEITKNFYAMVQTKFHYAITGYTAAEIVYKKTDATIANMGLTNWKNSPEGRILKSDISIAKNYLQEKEIKQLERTITSYFDYIENLIERENTFTMEGLALTVDKFLNFNEYKILDGKGGISHANANSKAEKEYEKYNKTQKIVSDFDKQLKRLMK, encoded by the coding sequence ATGAACAGATTAGAACCTAGTCAGAATAACTTTATTCTTTATACTACACCTGAAGGTGAGGTAAAATTGAATGTTTTGTTGGAGAATGAAACTATTTGGTTAACTCAAGAGCAGATGAGCCAACTTTTTAATCGTGAAAGGAGCGTAATTACCAAACATATTGGTAACGTTTTTAGTGATGGTGAACTGGATGAAAAAAGCAATGTGCAAAATTTGCACATTAGTGGTTCTGACCGTCCAGTCAAATTTTATAATTTAGATGTAATCATATCTGTAGGTTATCGTGTGAAATCACTAAAAGGTACACAATTTAGAATATGGGCTACAAAAACGTTAAAGGAGTTTATTATTAAAGGTTTTGTATTAGATGATAATCGATTAAAACAAGGTGAAAGTTTATTTGCAAAAGATTATTTCAGAGAATTACTGGACCGAGTACGTTCAATACGAGCTAGCGAACGTAAAATATATCAACAAGTTACAGATATTTTTGCTGAATGTAGTATCGATTATAATCCAAGTGCTGAAATAACCAAAAATTTCTATGCAATGGTTCAAACTAAATTTCATTATGCTATTACAGGATATACAGCAGCAGAAATTGTATATAAAAAAACGGATGCCACTATCGCAAATATGGGCTTAACCAATTGGAAGAATAGCCCAGAGGGGCGAATACTAAAATCTGATATTAGTATTGCGAAAAATTACCTGCAAGAAAAAGAAATCAAACAATTGGAGAGGACTATAACCTCTTACTTTGATTATATTGAAAACTTGATTGAGCGGGAAAATACATTTACTATGGAAGGTTTAGCACTAACTGTAGATAAGTTTTTGAATTTCAATGAATATAAAATTCTTGACGGTAAAGGTGGAATTTCTCATGCTAATGCAAACTCAAAGGCCGAAAAAGAATATGAAAAATATAATAAGACACAAAAAATAGTTTCTGACTTTGATAAACAACTCAAAAGATTAATGAAATAA
- a CDS encoding DUF6088 family protein — protein sequence MKTTEYIANTIDRLPKGYVFTYTDFITEVNKKQAVIKALNRMAVSGKIAKLAKGKYYKPENTPFGNLEPSQFQVVKDLLEDDGKTIGYLTGYSIYNQLGLTSQVSNTIQIGRNEIRPVLQRDRYIIKFIKQKNTITKENIPLLQLLDAIRYIKKIPDSDASSACLRFITLLKNLSEKEINTLVRLSQKYPPATRALLGALLEEIGVMQFQEVLQKSLNPITKYKRSGVDRVLKASEKWNLL from the coding sequence ATGAAAACTACTGAATACATAGCGAATACTATAGATAGGCTTCCTAAAGGATATGTTTTTACCTATACTGACTTTATTACAGAGGTGAATAAAAAGCAGGCAGTCATTAAAGCTTTAAATAGAATGGCTGTTTCTGGTAAGATAGCTAAGCTAGCTAAAGGCAAATATTATAAACCTGAAAATACTCCGTTTGGAAATTTAGAACCGAGCCAGTTCCAAGTGGTAAAAGATTTACTTGAAGATGACGGAAAAACAATCGGTTATCTAACAGGCTATAGTATTTATAATCAATTGGGATTAACTTCACAAGTGAGTAATACTATTCAGATTGGCAGGAATGAAATTCGTCCAGTTCTACAACGAGATCGCTATATTATTAAATTCATCAAGCAAAAAAACACTATTACAAAAGAAAATATTCCGCTTTTACAACTATTAGATGCTATTCGTTACATCAAAAAAATTCCTGACAGCGATGCTTCATCCGCCTGTTTACGGTTTATAACGCTATTGAAAAATCTCAGCGAAAAAGAAATAAATACTTTAGTACGATTATCGCAAAAATATCCACCCGCCACAAGAGCACTTTTAGGTGCCTTACTGGAAGAAATAGGAGTTATGCAATTTCAAGAAGTACTACAGAAAAGCTTAAATCCAATTACAAAGTATAAACGATCAGGTGTTGATCGTGTTTTGAAAGCATCCGAAAAATGGAATTTACTATGA